Below is a window of Culturomica massiliensis DNA.
TGCTGCTCAAACGGAGAAAGGCGGAGTTTGCGCTGTTGTATATCCCATAAAAGGACTGACAAAACTGGCAAAAGACGTGCCATATTTAACTTGGCACGTCTTTTGCTCTATCACTTGATAGATTATCGTAGGATTTTCTCGTTAATTGACATCGTTGAGCCATTTTTGCCTATCGGTTTCCAAATAACACTTCAAGTTGTAAGTGTTGTGAGAGCAATACAAAACATAGTTATTAACCATAAAAAGTATAGCGAAATTATGAAGAAAGTATTTAGGAAAATTCAGAAAGGAACAACAAAAATGATTGAACGTATCAAATCGTTGGGGGAAATGGAGACGAAGCAGAAATGTGTAGTTCAACGGTTCGAGATTATCATTCCCCTCCACCAAAAAATAACGACCCAATATATAGCCTCCGCAAGTTTTACTTGCGGATTTTTTAGTTATCGCAGATTGGACAAAGGTTTCTTTGCTACTTTCTTTGTCCGCCATCATGCTCACTGAAAGAAAGTAGGGCGGCTCTCGCCGCCCCGCCACTCAAAAGCGTGTGTAAAGTCCCGTCACCATCGTGAACATTTCCTCCAGCATATCAAAATAGATACCCTCGTGTACGGCAATGTCCTTTGTCTTGCACTCAAAGGTCTTTTTGCTGAACGTCCTGCGGTAGAAGCGCATATTGTAGAGGTCTGCCCCTTCGTCATAGATGATGTCAAGGCGGTTGGCACTTGTTTTGTTCCTTGCAAGGCTCATCCGTAAGCCGTTGCCCATATCTATGAAATCACGGCTACCTGTCATGGCGGTGAAGCGTTTTCCGCCTATCTGCTGTAATATCGTCTTGGCTATCATATCTTTTGTTTTTAGGGTTTTAAGTATTGGCGGTGCGGACACCGCCATCCCGTTCAAAATTCTCGCATTTCGGAAATGGGGGTCTGCCGTTGTAGCCACTCTTTCACACATTCCATATTGTACTCGCTCGTGATGACTGCCGTATGGCTGTCGGTGGCGGTGAAACGTGTGCTTTCGTAATCATCTATCCACCCCTTGAGGGTGTCCGTTCCCCACGCTCCGGTATCGTCAAAGATACCGTCCAATGCCGTGATAGGTTCGCTGAACTTGACTATCAGCGTTTGATAGGTCGTGTTCATAGTCTGTCCTCCTTTCCCTTCTTTGCGTTCAGCCACTTGTCCCGTGCGGCTCGGCACTCGTCCAACGTGGGTTTGACACAAGAGAACAATTCTCTGTCTATGGGGTGGCGGTAGTCGTACTGCACAAGTGTCCGCCTGCGTCTTCCGATACCCGATTGGAAACGCTCGTATTTCTCCGTACCTGCTTCCGCGCAGGTGCTTACTCCGTTGATGGTCATTCGTGTTGTCATAATGTTGCTTTTTAGATGGTTAAAAATGTACTGACAGAACTCTGTTCTTCATCACCATTTCGGGGTTGCTTGTGTAGCGTTGGTGCAGGTAGAAATGGTGTGAGCCGAAGCCGTAAAGGAAAAACTTGTCAAGTTCGTGCTTCTCGGCAAACTCCTTTACGCTCTTTCTCAATTCCCCCTCACTCGTTGTGAGAGTGAGGAGGTTCACAAATTCAAGGAACATCGTGGGGATTGCATCATCCCACACACAAATCATACTTTCAATTCTTACTTCCATATCAATGTTGTTTTAGGGGTTATGCTATGCCGCTTTCATCCGCTCACGGATAAGGTTGGCGTTCTTGTTCACAAGGTCTATGATGCGCTCGTGATATTCGGTGTCCTGGTTGTGCTTGCCGTGGCACTGCACCACTTCGAGGGTTCGCAAGTCCACCTCTACGGTTTCAATAATCTCATCGCCAATCCTTGCCGATAGTATGAGGGTGTCGGCTTTCTTGTAGTATCCACTGCCAAACACGCAGATGCCCTGCGTCTTGCCCTCGTTGTAATACTCGTCTATGCTTTCAAGCACCTTGACGATTATTTCCTCGTCCGTGATTACCAAGCCGAAGAATTTGGATTTGTTGGCGATGAAATCCTCCGCATCTTTCTTTCGTTGGAGTTGTCGCTGTTGCTCACGCTCACGCCTTTCAATCTCCCAACGGCGTTGCTCTGCGGCTCTTTCCTTCTCGTGTATGGCTTCAATTTTTCGGGTTGCGTTGTCGTGTGCCGCCATGAAATCTTCGGGACAGATGTTCTTCGGGTTACGGAGGTCTTGACCGAGTTTTTTGAGCATACGCAGATAGTCGCACCACATTGAGAGGTTGTCTATCTGATACTTGTGACGCTTGGCAATCAGATATGATGCCCAACATTCATCGGCAGTACGGGTATTGAAAAGAAAGTGTTTCATGACCTCAATCTCACCGCCTTTCATAAGGGTTTCAATTCTTGGGTCTGAAAGCAAGGCTTTGAAAAGACGCACGGGGGAGATGCCGTGGAAATCGCCCTTGAAGCCGTTACGTCTGAGTTGGGGCAATATCCTCATCTTTGGATATGCACAGCTTCTTGCCACCACATCATCGTATAGGCTGTTGTGCGGTCTTACCTCCATATCGCTGCCTAATGCCCACACATCGCAATAGCAGAAAAGGAAGCCACGGAGCAACGCCATGTCCGTAACCTTGCCGTCGGGTGAAATCCAACGCTGCACGACCTCGTGGCAGTAGAAACGCATCGGTTCGCCTTTCCTGCTCTCGCATCTGACCTGCGCCACGCGGATTACCTGATACCCTTTGCAGGTGGTTATCACGCTGAAATTCTGCGTTTCCTTGTAGATGCGTCTGCGTGTGTCCTGCACTTTGAGTTCGGCATGGCATTTGGGGCAGGTGCAGCCTTCAAGGGTGTCGCATAGTCCGCTGTCGCTGTGCCACTCGTGACCGCAGTCGGAACAGGTGATGTTCCCTTTCTTGGTGCGGTAGCCGATATGCTCAACGCAGTGGCGGTATGCCCAATCTATTTGTGTCGCTGATATGGGGCGAAGGTTGGCGGAAAGTCTTGCCACCTCTTTCTGTATCTTGGTCTTCGGTTTCATAAGCCTAAATCAAATAATGAGGGTTGGGGTTGGTTTTCTTTTCTCGCTGACGGTCTGTGGCGGTTCTGCAACTTGCGGAGTTCCTCCTCTTGGTATTTGCGGACAGCGTTCTGACGTGCCTCCGCCTTTTCCTCTGCCGTGAGTTTCACAACGTGGTTCACAACCACTTGGCAGTCCATCGGTTTGCCCACCTCTATCTCGTTTTCCTCATAGTAGTGGATGGCTTGCCCGAATATCTCTCCGTCCGTGAAACCGTTGCAACCGCTTTTCTGCACATAGTTCAGAATGTGGGTCACGCACTCGTCCATGTTCTTGGCAGGGTTGCGGTACTTCTTTGCAAATAGCGCATCTTCCTCCGCACGCTGTTCCAAGTACATATATATCGTTCTCTTGAAATGGTCTGTTCCTTTCATATCGCTGTCATTTTTAGATTATCTGTTTCAGTATCTCTCTCCAATAGGTCGGCTCTACCTCGCTGAGAAGGAAGTCCATGAAATCCCTCCGTGCGTCCTTGTTCAGTTCGTGGTACAATCTTCGGAAAGTTTCAAAATTGCCGTTGATGTACGTTTCCACCATATACACGAAGATGTTGTCCACCTCGTAATATCTGCACTGCTGCGCTGCCGTCTTGCTGTTTCTTTTTGCCATGTCGGTAAGGGTTAAAGGGTGAATAACCAAAGGATGAAGCCAAAGAAGGCAATGGTGGAAAGGATAGCCACGATTACACCTATCGCCACTCGGAACACTCCGTTTACAATCTCTCTGATGATGCCCCAAAGGATGCCGAACACCCCGAAGGCGGTGCGCATCATCAAGCCGCATATCGCCAACCCGATGTGTTGCGCCATTTGTCTGAAATTTGCCGTTGCCGTCATATCTTCGCTGTTTTTGATTTTTTTGTTTTTAATGCGGATTCAAGAGCTGAGGGAGTTGAGTTTCAAACTATCTTATCTGCCTCTCGTTTATCCGACATTTTTTTTATGCGTCTTTCTGTCGCATCGGTCGTTTTCGTTTCGGGTGCTTGAAAAGGTAGGGATTAGGGAATGCAAGGTTTTTCGGTCAAAATACTACCCGCAGGGCTGGAGATTTTTACCGAAAACAGGAGGCTTGACCTTGCTTTCCCGTCCAATCCCGGAATTACCTTTGCGCCCAGAACGAAAATGACTGACTGATGCGGCTTACTGAAAGGCGCAAAATGGAGGTAAACGAAAACAGAGGCAGATTGTGTAGAAAAAAACTTCAGGGGAAAATCCGTAAAAAAAAGAATCACCAAAAGGAAAAAGACATCACCGGAAGCGTGAAAAGGGCAAACCACAACAAAGGAAGTATGATTGTTTCCGATCCGACGGAACTTGTTCAGCCGGGTGGCAACAATCATTCTTCCCGGTTTGTCCGGCTGTGTGTGGGCGCCTGTTTCATTCATGGGGCAGGCTGACACACTCTGCATTCACTTTCCGCTTCCGGCAAAAGAGACAGCGAAAAAAGAAAAATCATTTGAAAACCCGTAAAAGCACCTCTTGGCATAGGCGCAAAAGAAAGGGGCATTGCTTCATCTGTCTAAACATCGTTTAGGCGTGAGGCAATGCCCTTTTCTCCAGCTATGCGGTAGTCGGCACACGTTTGTTCCAAACTCGTTTTGGGCAATGGTGTGCCGACGGACAATACCGCTTTTACGGAAAATTCTTATGAATGAGGGGATAAAAAACGGGAGTTTATATCAAAATCTCGAATTAAATAGCTACTTTTGCATACGAAGAGTTCTTTGAAGGTTACGCAACGCGCAGAAGGATAATGCAGTAGATAACTAACTAAATCGTAACCTATTACTATCAAGAGCAATTAACCTACGCTCATTTCCAATAAATTACACTCTTTTCGTAACTTCACGCCGCAAAAATAGCTTTTAAAATCCAAAGGAAAGAGTATTCATGTCAAAAAATAGAACCGTTTTTCTCTTTCACTGAAAACAATGACTTGTTTAATCCCTCACCTGAAATATTAAACATCTGTAAAAACAAAATAAAAGGTAGAAAGCAAACTTTTAAAATATATAAAATTTGGCTGGACCGGACAACCATTAATCCTTCCAAATTGTGTAATTTTGTACGCAAAGATGTCATTCGAGGAGTATATAAACACCCCGGAAGGGAAAGAAAAAAATAACAAAAATTTATATACTGATAAAATATCCCCATTCCATTCATTTTCAAACGAAAACGAATATAACGGTTAAACGAATTATTGATTATTAAAGCAAAAACAAGTATGGAAACAAAGTATTGCCAAAGCTGCGGTATGCCCCTGCAAAAACAGGAAGAGCTGGGTAGCAACAGGGATGGAAGTAAAAACGAAGAATTTTGTTGCTATTGTTATAAAGACGGAGCCTTTACCCAGGATTGTACCCTGGAACAAATGATCGAACATTGCGCACAGTTTGTAGCTGAATTTAACAAAAATGCCGGTGTTTCCTATACCAAAGAAGAGGCCATTGCCAACATGAAAACCTATTTCCCGACCTTAAAGCGTTGGTCCGGACAATAGAATACGATGCAATACATTGAAGCAAAATCCATCCTGTCCAGGTTAAAAGGACCGGATACCTGGTTTGGCATCACCTATAACATGAATCTATATAGGGGATGCCAGCATGGGTGTATATATTGTGATACCCGGAGTGACTGTTACAAAATAGGAGACATATCACAAATATCCGTTAAGCAAAATGCACTGGAACTATTAAAAAAAGAGTTATATGCCAAACGGAAAAACAAAGCTACAATAGGCACCGGATCGATGAACGATCCCTACATGCCGGTTGAAAAAGAATTACAATTTGTACGCAAAGCACTTCAACTCATAGCAACCGAAAAATTTCCGGTCCATATCCTAACCAAAAGTAGTCTGGTAGAACGGGATTCGGATATATTGCAAGAGATCGCAAAAATATATGTTGCAGCAAGCTTTACAATTACCTCTGCAACCGACACCCTTTCCTCACAGATAGAACCGCTGGCACCGAAAACGTCAGAACGTTTTAAGGCGATGGAACTCTTAGCCCATAAAGGCATCTACACCGGTGTAACACTGATGCCGATACTCCCCTTTATCAACGATACAAAAGAAAATATCCAGACAATCATTCACCGGGCAAAAGATTCCGGAGCATCGTACATCCTGCCGATGTTCGGCGTAACTCTCCGAAAAGGTTCCCGGGAATATTTTTATTCGGCTCTGGACAAAAATTTTCCCGGAGTGAAAGCCGAATATCAAAAACATTTCGGTGATCAATATGCCTGTTACAGTTCCCATTACAGAGAACTATCCGATGTTTTTTTCGACTTCTGTGGAAAATTAGGGATAGCTACTCAAATGCAATTCTATCAACCTTTGGCAGACGGACAACTCTCCTTATTTTAAACCGATAAAATAAAAATCCGATCCAGTGAAAAAATGGTTATTTATTCCCGTTTCAAATCGAGATAAATCGGCAGATGATCGCTATATCCTCCGTGATAACGGGGCCCCAGATAAGTCCGGAAAGGCTTGAAACCATAATAGGTTTTATCTTCCTCCAACAAAAAACGGGGATTAAATACCTGCAATTTCGGGTCGGTTTGTAAAACATGATTTCCATTCAGCAACGCCCCGGAAACAATAATATGATCTATCGTTTGCCAGGTTCCCTTGTATTTATAACTGCCGTATCCCTGATTCAATAAATAATAACCGGTATTATACAAATGTCCGGATTGAATTTGCTCCGTCCCGGAATCCTTTGTATCCAATACAACCGTTTGAGCCGGCCGATCGGCTTTACCATTCAAATCTCCCATAATAACAATAGCAGCTTCCGGATTCTTCGACTGTAATTCACCGACTTTTTCCTTTACTACGGCTGCCGCCCGTTTCCTTTTCCATTCGCTCCCGGCTTCCCCTCCGGACATCGAAGGGAAATGACAAACCATAAAATGCAAGGTATCCTGCTCCAATATCCCGGAAACATACAAAATATCACGGGTAAATACTTCTTCCTCCGGCGAAAAAGGGATCGGCAAAAATTCCTCGTCTATCACCCGGAACAGTGCTTTCCGATATAGAAAAGCCACATCTATTCCCCTTGCATCGGGGGAATCCCGGTGTACAATTCCATATCCGCCTTCAGTCAGTCCGGTCTTTTGAGTCAGATCTTCCAACACACGCCGGTTCTCCACTTCACACAAACCGATAAAAACCGGAAACTCACCTTCTCCGACGGCCTTTACAACTTCAGCCAGCTTCAACAGTTTATCCGTATATTTTTCCTGGTTCCAATGCAACCTCCCGAAAGGAGTAAAATCTTCATCCCGTGTATCCGGATCATCCTGAATATCGAATAAATTTTCCACATTGTAAGAAACAATCCGATAATGTTGCTGTCCTTCGGCAAATCCGGATAGTCCCCACAGACAAATGAATGTCAATACAAACCGTAACAACATACTCTAATACCCTATAAATTAAACCGATAAATCCGATCCAAACAAAAAAACACCGATCGTAAAACAAGAGTCTGAATTGAAAACCGATTAAAAACCTTCTTTACTTTTCATCTTTACATAATCGGTCCATGTCATATTTTTATAAGTATCGCTCCCGATATAATCCAATATCATATCCCCCTTCCCCCTGTCCAGATAAAAATACAGACTTTCCATCAATTTTCCCTCCTCATCGAAAATATAGATACTCGGCACCCGCAATATTTTATCACTCAAAGCTATCGCTAACTGGTGCAAATTATTATTTTCCTTACCGGCATTGGCAAAACGATGAGTCATAAATGTCAGGGTATCCTGCGACAACACATCCAGATGCAAACAATAATAATATTTTTGAGCAATAGAGGAAAAAGTCGAATCGGGAAAAACCAGTTGCTCCATCATTTTCGAAGAATTACTCCAGGGAGCAGACAAATAAAGCAACACTTTCTTATTTTCTGCTTTCTGTTTATTCTCTAAATCCTGAAAGGAAGTCCAATAGGGTTCCGGCCGGTTCTCCTGCATCTCTTTTCCCGGTGTGAAAACCTGCTCGAAATCAACGATGAAATCATTGATATTCGTAGAAAAATAAGCATTCTCTGTAAAATAAATCAGGAAAGCCTCCATTTTGGCAACATCCAGGTACCCCGGTACAACAATATTGACATTTTCCTTATCATACAAAAAAACCGTCGTCGGATAAGACATCTTTCCTTTTAACATTTCGGCAGCCAAACTGCTGATGTAACGTTCACCGTTTTTCAAAGGCGGATATATTTTTCCCCGGAATTGCATCGTATCCGCCGATTCTGCATTTATTTTCACAGGATAAAAATACCGGTTGATAAACGAAACAATGGTCGGCTGGCCATAAGTCGTCTTGTCCATATGCTTACACCATCCGCACCAATCGGTATAAATATCGATAATCATCGGCCTGGGCTCTTTCGCATACTGCCTTTCAGCCTCTTCCAGCGTCAGCCATTTTATTTTTTCTTCCTGAGCAAAAACA
It encodes the following:
- a CDS encoding PcfJ domain-containing protein, producing the protein MKPKTKIQKEVARLSANLRPISATQIDWAYRHCVEHIGYRTKKGNITCSDCGHEWHSDSGLCDTLEGCTCPKCHAELKVQDTRRRIYKETQNFSVITTCKGYQVIRVAQVRCESRKGEPMRFYCHEVVQRWISPDGKVTDMALLRGFLFCYCDVWALGSDMEVRPHNSLYDDVVARSCAYPKMRILPQLRRNGFKGDFHGISPVRLFKALLSDPRIETLMKGGEIEVMKHFLFNTRTADECWASYLIAKRHKYQIDNLSMWCDYLRMLKKLGQDLRNPKNICPEDFMAAHDNATRKIEAIHEKERAAEQRRWEIERREREQQRQLQRKKDAEDFIANKSKFFGLVITDEEIIVKVLESIDEYYNEGKTQGICVFGSGYYKKADTLILSARIGDEIIETVEVDLRTLEVVQCHGKHNQDTEYHERIIDLVNKNANLIRERMKAA
- a CDS encoding DUF6956 domain-containing protein, whose translation is MNTTYQTLIVKFSEPITALDGIFDDTGAWGTDTLKGWIDDYESTRFTATDSHTAVITSEYNMECVKEWLQRQTPISEMREF
- a CDS encoding endonuclease/exonuclease/phosphatase family protein; the encoded protein is MLLRFVLTFICLWGLSGFAEGQQHYRIVSYNVENLFDIQDDPDTRDEDFTPFGRLHWNQEKYTDKLLKLAEVVKAVGEGEFPVFIGLCEVENRRVLEDLTQKTGLTEGGYGIVHRDSPDARGIDVAFLYRKALFRVIDEEFLPIPFSPEEEVFTRDILYVSGILEQDTLHFMVCHFPSMSGGEAGSEWKRKRAAAVVKEKVGELQSKNPEAAIVIMGDLNGKADRPAQTVVLDTKDSGTEQIQSGHLYNTGYYLLNQGYGSYKYKGTWQTIDHIIVSGALLNGNHVLQTDPKLQVFNPRFLLEEDKTYYGFKPFRTYLGPRYHGGYSDHLPIYLDLKRE
- a CDS encoding SPL family radical SAM protein encodes the protein MQYIEAKSILSRLKGPDTWFGITYNMNLYRGCQHGCIYCDTRSDCYKIGDISQISVKQNALELLKKELYAKRKNKATIGTGSMNDPYMPVEKELQFVRKALQLIATEKFPVHILTKSSLVERDSDILQEIAKIYVAASFTITSATDTLSSQIEPLAPKTSERFKAMELLAHKGIYTGVTLMPILPFINDTKENIQTIIHRAKDSGASYILPMFGVTLRKGSREYFYSALDKNFPGVKAEYQKHFGDQYACYSSHYRELSDVFFDFCGKLGIATQMQFYQPLADGQLSLF
- a CDS encoding DUF3873 domain-containing protein; protein product: MTTRMTINGVSTCAEAGTEKYERFQSGIGRRRRTLVQYDYRHPIDRELFSCVKPTLDECRAARDKWLNAKKGKEDRL
- a CDS encoding PcfK-like family protein, which produces MKGTDHFKRTIYMYLEQRAEEDALFAKKYRNPAKNMDECVTHILNYVQKSGCNGFTDGEIFGQAIHYYEENEIEVGKPMDCQVVVNHVVKLTAEEKAEARQNAVRKYQEEELRKLQNRHRPSARKENQPQPSLFDLGL
- a CDS encoding zinc ribbon domain-containing protein; the protein is METKYCQSCGMPLQKQEELGSNRDGSKNEEFCCYCYKDGAFTQDCTLEQMIEHCAQFVAEFNKNAGVSYTKEEAIANMKTYFPTLKRWSGQ
- a CDS encoding thioredoxin family protein, which encodes MRLFVLIGFCWLATSVFAQEEKIKWLTLEEAERQYAKEPRPMIIDIYTDWCGWCKHMDKTTYGQPTIVSFINRYFYPVKINAESADTMQFRGKIYPPLKNGERYISSLAAEMLKGKMSYPTTVFLYDKENVNIVVPGYLDVAKMEAFLIYFTENAYFSTNINDFIVDFEQVFTPGKEMQENRPEPYWTSFQDLENKQKAENKKVLLYLSAPWSNSSKMMEQLVFPDSTFSSIAQKYYYCLHLDVLSQDTLTFMTHRFANAGKENNNLHQLAIALSDKILRVPSIYIFDEEGKLMESLYFYLDRGKGDMILDYIGSDTYKNMTWTDYVKMKSKEGF